Genomic window (Scleropages formosus chromosome 16, fSclFor1.1, whole genome shotgun sequence):
TGTGAACACCTGTACAGTAGACTTGGGGTTTTAAGACTTCTGGATGAGACCGCGGTcatcattttgacattttaaatacatcttCTCATCCAGAAGATTTAAAACCCCAGTCAGCTGACACCGACCGCGGAAGCCCACGTGTTTTGACCTGTACGGTGTTTATGGTATTCACATAATGCAATGTGCGCAATATACATGTAGGACTCAAGATGTGCAGATGCAGTACACATGGGAGGTAGAGTGGGTTGTGCATGTGGTGGCATTATTGGAGTTCAACAGTCTGATGGCCTGCGAGAAGAAGCTGTCCCACAGCCTGCTGTGTAATTGTATATCAATAACATGTATGACATCCTCAGGGTGATGGAGAGCCACAGCCCTAGGATGGCAGAGCCCGGTGCCTGTCCTCTCCAGCCAGACCCCCACGTGCTTCACGAAAGCGTTGCACCTGTGGAGAACCCAGGTGAGGCCGGTGCAAATGGCTTGGGTCCGAGTGACTGGGTCCGCAGGGGCGAGGAGCCGCATCGTGCCAAACTGTGTGGCTACCTGGGCAAGCTGGGCGGACCCCTCAAGAGCTGGAAGTGCCGCTGGTTTGTGTACGAGGAGAAACAGTGCCAGCTGTTCTACTACCGAACTGCCCAGGACGTGAACCCTCTGGGTCGCATTGAGCTCGCCAGTGCcacttttggattctccctccAAGCAGAGGAGGCGGTGTTTCACATCCAGACCCCAGAGCGGGTCTTTGTCCTCAAGGTATGCTCATCGTAACCTGTCCTTTACTGCCACAGTCATAGAAGAAACAGGCAGCTTGCTATGTGtgtggctttaaaaaaaaaaaaagttgttaaatATGGACTattctttgttttgctgtgcTATGAAATACACTGGAAGCATTTTCCAAGCTATAATATTTTCAGAATATGCACTTGCCACATTCACGTGCTCTCATCTAGCGTATCCAAACAAGCTGTATCAGCGTACCATGTTGATAAGTCGACGGTGTATCTGTGGTAAGTCCTCCGGTATTAGGATTGTGCCATTTGAGATcctattttttctttcttggttCAGCTGTAAACCTTTGTGTACTCTGGCTGAACCGGTTAACTATCGTTATATGGGACTCAACCCTTTGTCAACCCATATTTTGTTATCAGTTGTAGGAAAGCACTGTTTCATCCAGAAGATAACAGGCCTAAGCAAGTATGTATTAGTCAAGCTGGAAAGATGCGGGGAGATGAGAAACACGGGGACTTTCACAGTGAAACAACCCATACTGTAATAGTGAAACTGTGTTGACATTTTGGATCAGCTATGCTCAGTGAGCCCACTAACCTTCTGGCAGGTTATATCTGTTTAAACACACAGAGTGCATGACATGGATGGAATAACTTTTTTGAACACTGAGATACGGCTTTCATTTCTACATAGAGAATTAGCTTGACTTTAAGCCTAAATTTAATATTCCAAATTATGTTTCAAAAGTGACAAGTACTAACATTTATAGGTTATGGACCGATCCTTtgcaacaatgaaaaattatgtcAAATGTGACTAACTTGATAACCAAGGATTTTTCAAAGGCCCACCTTACATtatgtttccatttattcatttagcaggcattctccaaagcgatgtacatttcagagaaaatacaatttgtgcattacattaggagaaagagagacatagttgcagacatgtgattcttaagtagatttagtttctttctttccactttatgcaccgatgttcatcgaacgagtaggtgcacaaaactcctTACAGAACCAAAAATTGGCttggtttttttaataatgcacCTGCAGTAGTATTTACTGTATCCACACTCTGAAAACCACAGTTTACCTTAGATGATGTGACTGACATGTACGGCTAATTAACTGGGTCCCCAACAAACGCCTACTGAGTCAGAGCTGTGAAAAACCGTCCTGTTATGGATCCATCAGGCAGTGCAGCAAAACAGATAAACCTATATTCGGTCAAATCAAAGTCAGGATGGAGTCAGATTTCTGTGCCTTTTCTGTAGGGATTTAGCAGAAGGGTGGGTGGGTTACCTTCTACTTATGAAACCAAACtgtctttttatctttttatcaACTTTTATTGGTCAAGGGCCACAGTCATCCAAGGGTCACATGTGAAAATCACGGCATGTgatatacacacgcacattgactgaaactgcttgtcccatgcggggtcgcggcaagccggaggctaacccgggagcacagggcgtaaggctggaggggaaggggacgcacccaggacggagCACCaatttgtcacaaggcaccacaagtgggacttgaaccccagacccaccagagagcaggacccggtcaagcccgctgtgccactgtaccccctgCACGTGATATACCGAATCTTAAATTTCTAAAtcgaaaaatataatttaattctttaatatgttttattttgttgtattgaGTGGTGGAGTGACCTTCCCCTgtcgctcagaactgcggaaactgtctattttcaagaagggtctgaagacccaccttttccagaaacactttgcccaagatctctccagctcatttctggggtaactgttcacgcatcataactccttaagcatccccagatacaacctttattcagccattactctggcattgtgcttgctcatttgtgtatcttataatatttacaaaaaaaaaatggtgggagggtatcgggatttgtctatcctgtgttttattcacTTAATCGAACGATGaccctcggtgcagcaagtggtagggaacaaactaggtttgcttgagactcatGTCTCCAGCTGTgactccttctcttaatgtaatgcataaattgtacttttgctgagatgtacgtcgcttcggacaaaagcatctgctaaatgaataaacgtaaatgtggtgcgtgtgtgtccaACTACAACTGCTATCATTTCATTCAATagaatttacagtgtttatggAAGGTGTAGTGTATGTTAATAATTTGATAAATGTTCTTGCATCCACATCATGTGAAACAGTGCACCACATGCACACCTCTGGCCTCACATTGGAAAGCCCTGTTTTAGGAAATAAGGACTTGATAGCAGAGCTGGTTGCGGGTAGCAAACTGACAGTTTTAAGTACCTCTTCAATTAGTCTTTGTTCATGTTTGGAAAGGCCGTACCGGAACAACATTGTAGGAATTCTGGGAATTCGAGGTTACCTCATACATGATTCGTCAGTGGATCACGTCAGTGGATCACGTCAGTAAAGGAAACGAGAGTCTGCTGTTGCTATTGGCAAATTTAAGTGCAACTGATGTGTTTTGCTGCTCATTTCTAGCGTTGGAAAGCAATGGTATTGACAGATCATGTTGTCCTTGGACCAGTAAGCAATTCTTGTCACTCCCATTACAAATATCAACAGTAGCCACAAGCACGAGATGGGCAGAAACTTTAAGTATTTAACACACTGTGTCACTAGACGATGGACCTAATCCATCTCTTAAATAACCTCGATGTGTATAATttcctgaaatgatacagtatcTAAAGACCAAGTTTACAGCTAAAGAATCCTCTTGAATTCCTGGCTTTCTTTCAAGATGGGTTCATTAGTGTCAAAGCAGActcacaacatttttaaaatacttttttgagTGGGCCATAAAGAATGATATAGACGCTGCCTTTTGAGCAAGGGGATAATACCCGGAAAGTGTGTTCCTGGTGACAAAATGATGTGACTAGACGACTAGTCATTTTTGAATatctgtattttaatttcatctctGCTGTGAGCAAACAATGTGTTCTCAACATGGCCTTAATTTTTATGTGCTAAAGTACCACGTTTCATTGTAGCCTTGTTGCAGCCTGACATTGATTAGTCTGCTATTAAACGCCTGTTTTGAAACACCTTCACAGCTGTCATTGGTACTGATACAAAACattgaatattttaataacctggaaaatgcaaaaaaattcagtCAAATAGAGAGGCCCATTCAGTTTGCTCTTCTTCAAGAGCATGCTAAATAAAGTGAGTTTCTGTAGCCATTTTGTAACAAATGGTGTAACACTGTAATGTGAAAGGacatcagttcaattcagtttatttttatagagtgctcttctcatgcagcgacacagagcgctttaacacaggcataaggcaagaaaatcAAATGCAtaagataagaaacaaagaagacagttgactactgactaccataatatagtacttttatagagctataagtaagcctactgaccacggaggaaaggaacaaaaactcccaactgaaaatcaagggagaagaaaaactcTGGGGGTCtgagggccagtggttgcccacccctcctgggcattctagattaagtaacaattctaagccagttaacaagtaataatgatattgttgctatatggaattttgaatccccagctcagtaTGGTACGTCTCTATGGTAACGAAAATGACATTCCATCCCATGATTGGTGATACAGCAGTGTGAAGGGAGGTATTTGTTTTGCAGGCTGTGAGTCGTGACGCCATGATGTACTGGTTACAGCAGCTACAGCTGAAGCGCTGGCAGCACAGGGACCCAGCAGAGGAGCCTGTGCAGGCATGTGGGCTCACCGGCCTGGGAGGAGAGCATGTGTCCAGCCATGGCCATGGTAAGACTGGCCTGTGCGGTGACCTCACAACCATCTCCAAGTACAGACTGCAGATTGTAGTCCCTTGCCACTGCCTCTCTGATTCAGGAAAACGTACTGTTTTTAGCTGCATTCAAAACTATCCCCCGATTCTTTGGCTTTGATGATGGTGTTTTATGTTGCATTATAGTGTGTAAATGCTATTACAAGTTGTAGAATATTTGCAATCACATAACTCAGAAAACTGTCTGTATGCttttagtagttttttttctggagaaatgATTGGAAGTCAAACTGCTGCCTGAAAATATGTCATTCAATGTGGAAGTTCCTAcaattattaaaacatattgAATGACCTGTTTTGATGTTGTGGCACGTAGAGTGTACCTCTAAAAATACACTAATAAAATACAACGTAATAGATAAGACACAAGATAATGTCAATGAACAAAATATGCTGCTTCTAGCCGTTTGCATGCAGCATTTCCTGTATGTCTGATGAAACTCCTCAGTGGAGCCTTCATAATATAGACCTTCTTATACCCTGTAGGCACCAAATGTTATATGTGTAAAAACATATTGTAAACTACTGTTTAGtaactttatatttttcagtcagatgctctttaaataattttgttccaGCACGTAGTATACTGTAAAGTTTTACTTTTGGTGTAGGGGACAAGGTGAGCTTATCATACAATTTCTGTGCAGATAAATAACCACATTCCACTATGTGGTTTACGGTTACATTTATGTTAATGcacttggcagacacttttctcaaaagcaatctGCAACTTGGAGTAAACAGTGTATTTCATAGCAGGCAGAGGGCTTAGATACATATACACGGTGACTGAAGCACAGGTTTTGTTCAGTACAGCCGTTTAGGTATGTGCAAAATCTACATACAAATAGGAAAACGGATAAAAAGTACCAGGTTGTGAAAGGCTAACTTACAAAAGTCTCAGCAGCTCGGGAGGGAAATGGCAGCGAAAGGGGTGAGCTTTGAGAGACccttattacatttattgatttgccAGACACTTTCCCACAAAGTGATGTAGAACGCAGTAAATCAAATGTGCACTTCACAACACATGAGAGACAGAAatgccagcatacattacataaaCAGCTATATACAGAATTAAAagcaagttttctttttaaaaaaaaaaaaaatctctatggAGTGCTAGTGTTTTCTGCATCCCACTATTTGATAAGTTGTTATGCCCCTGTCTTACAAGGGCTTCAGCTGGCGACTTTCAGATTGTAAGTACTATAGTAACCATTATACTGTAGTAACTGATTTAATCGTGAAACGTGATGGAACTAGAGGCTCTACACTgtactgaatgtttttttttttttttttttttcttttcatttctaatGATGACTGTCCCAGAGTGTTATCCTTATATTGTCTCTTGAATATTTACCTAGCACTTGTaccaaaatgaaacatttattttaccatAGTGTCCATTATCAGTGTCCAGGATCAGTGAAAATGCTTATGGTAGTATTGCATAAGTTTATCACactgttagtgttttttttttttaacagtgtttttacagtattacCCTGCAGCTCATATGAAGTGAGGGGAAATATCTTGTTAGAAGTATGGCAAAGTATTAGCCAGGTAGAAGCTGCCAGTTCTGTAGGTTTATTGAGATGAAATACTATGTAGACCTTAAATATGGAGGTATTGGTAgcacatttaaattacttttgtttattgGAAAGGAAGTGCAATGCTTCCATATCGGTCAGCATGTTAAAAGTGTAACCCTGGCCTGTAGGTTTAGAATGTAGGGTAGAATTTCCCAGATTTATGAAATATGGGGGGCGGGGTGTTTCAGGTAAGACCTGCTGGGAAATGTGCTGGGAAATGTGTTGAAAAATGTGGCCACACCCCTATATGTACGCTAATGTACACGAAGCCTGGATGCAAGGCAGAAGTCTTTGAGATTAAGTCAGCATTGGTCTTCGAGCCTCACAAAACTGAAAGGGATTGCTCTTTTCCTACAAACTTCATaggggcaaagaaacaaagaaacgtGGGAGCGGTTCCTCTCTCTTTGTAAAGGTTGTTGCAGCCGTGAACCCTGAGCAACGAACCGCCGCGCTGAAGATAAGATGCAGTGTAGAACGTCGTCGCAGAAACTTGCTTTCTGTTTTACGTGAAGGCCCAAGATCATATAAGAAGCCTCCTGTGTGAGATTACAGAAAAGGATTGTGGTGAAAGTTTAAGCAGAACTTCCTGCTGCAGCTTCTCAGATTGAGGTAGTTTGGAATGACACTAGCCTGGGGAGAACTGGTTTGTGGCAAATTGATCATGTTGCATCTTGTTCACTGCTAAGTTTTGGAATTTGCCATGAAACAAAGCATTCTAGTTTTCTCTTTCATAATGTGGGGATACTGTACTTTGGTGATGACTGTACAAGCCAGTGCGTGGTACCAGAATCTGGCCATGGCTATCCTTTCGCTCTGACGTATGCTTCCCAGTTTGCTGCCtgctttattttgtgctttcCGAGACTTGTGATTCATCTCCCCAAGGTGGCTGCTATTGTCCTAATAGTTCTGCTGGCTTCCTCTGCGttcacagtttattttaagTGCTGTCATGCAGCAATATAGAGAAAATGCACACTAGGCTGTTGCTTGAAAAGTAGCTGGAAGTGATATGGAGCCTTGCAGGAAGCCCTGGGCACCAAACCGCTGGACAGGAAGCTGTGCTGCTGACTGCTCGTGCTGCTGACTGCTCATGCTGCTTTCCTTCCTTTGTAAGAATCTTGGCGCACGTTCTAGATGCTATCTTCCGACTCTGTCCCACTGCAGCTTTAACGCCAGTAGTTATCGTTGTTCATTTCTTACCGtccttacatttttctttaaaaaattttcctgttttttttttttttctcctcccccgCAGAATATACTATAGACTTTGCTCGAAGTCTGTGGGAACAGATCTATTAATCTGGATTGTTCTCTGTACAAAAACAAAGGCCTTTCAGTCTGCTGAATGTGGATCTAAGTGTGGACAGTACTACCttgcagggggcatagtggttagagctgcaacaTTTAGCCTCAAAggattcaggtttgaatcctttcTTCTGCTTTAGTGCTCGTTCAAGGTTCTTGCCTTTagctgctccagtacaaattatccggctgtataaataggtagatCGTTGTAAGCAGCCTAACAGTGTTAGACACTGTGGAGGAGAACATCAGGTAAGTGATAGATAAATGTCAATGTTGATTAATAATTGATGAGTGGAACAatttacattgtgtgtgttttgccacaCTGAAGATGAGCTTGGTTTGTCATCacactttcagttttcaaagGCTGAAACACAACTATGAAACTGGAAGGTCACTGCTGTTCGCATTTGTTTTCTACTACAGATGGTGTGACAAATCATCTGTCTAAAATGAAAGTAAGTGGTTttagtacagctggtagtgtagcacgtaaagctgctacctttggacccaaagtcccccccccagctgtagtatccttgagcaaagaacttatcctaaaattgctccagtagaattatgcagctgtataaatgggtaaataattctaagtaccttaacattgtaagtcgctttagagaaaagcatgagctaaatgaataaatgtaaatgtagtatcaTTCCACACACCAGGcagatgtgtgttttcaggaGACTGCCATGATCTTAACAGCGGACTTGCTGTCAACACTTAACCCCCCAGCCATGGCTCGTGGTAGAGTGGAGACATTATATTCCTTTTAAGGAGACCTTCCCTTGTTCTTCCATGTCAGGACTCATCCCTAATGTATTTCAGTCTTGTATCCATATGGACACACCTTAGTCAGGAAACAAGGCTGTCTGTTACCATATTAAGAATGTTAAGTAGCAACTGCCGTAAATCAATTTGTGCCGAAattgatgcacaaattgtattttctataagatgtacgtcgctttgaagaaaagtgtctgccaaatgaataaatgtaaatgtaaatcagtccTACCCTGCATGTACTCTAAAGGTGATGCAACAATATTCTTCATGTTACCTGGGGAATCTAGTgccaggttgatgctgagagtTCCACAATCAAACCGGTTGTAATGATACCTGAGGATTACAGTtcctaagcaaaaaaaaaaaaaaaaaaaagttttgtgctGCAGAAGGGATTGATCCCACATGGCTTTTCTGCTCTGGATCTACAGATGTCTTCCTGCCCATTGTGAAGACCCCGCCAGGGCTTGTGGGAGAAGAAGCGGCAAATCTACCGGCACCAAAGTCACAGTCGACTTTAAGCAATGTCTCCTTCAAGCACCCGCTTACAGAGATCCAGtaagtgtatatatacatacatatgtgtgtgtgtgtatatattatatatataaatacacacacacacacacagacagattcACATGGTTTGTGTTCTTTTCATTGTAGGGATTTGACATTAGCTTTTATTATAGTGCAGTAAATGATTTTACAGCCCTACTACAATAAAGCTGAGGcatacaaaaagcaaaaatatttttcattcatttttaaagaagttGGCTTACTGCAAAAAAGGCATTTTGCATTGTGAGGTGATCCCAAAGGGtttgttttccagtgttttcaaTGTATGGTCATTTTGACAgatgttttcttgtttgtgtCAGCACTGATTCCTCAGTTGTAGTCTATTGACAAGGGAAGAGGATCATTGGATTTCAGTGTCGCGTAGCATGCCATGCAATATTAATGAGAATATGAATTCCCTATCTGTGTGAGATGGCGGTATGtcacggttttttttttttttttttttttttcccccttttccaaATATAGCAAAGTCTGTCCCTGTGCAATTACCAGGTTTAATACTAACCAGTGTGTTCAGTTTACTGAAATTGGATTACTTTCATATGACTTGTATTTATGGCTTTATACTCAGGGTTACCATTAATGTTAATTAGTTATTGTGGTTGTTGTTGCTGCCAAACAGGGCAGATCCTTGAAACATAATATCCTTTTCAGACTCTGCTGGGTAAAGGAAAACAATGAAGTTTTCAGTTCCTGCAGTTCTCTAGTTTTGGAAGATGGGATCTGTGTAACCATGGTCCTGCGAACAGTCTCTCCTGAGTTTGTCATTGCTCTGTAATAGGTGTCGTCTTGGCCTTTGCTTGGTCTGTAATTGGTTTGTCATTGGTCTGTAATTGCTGCTTAATAGCCCTATTTGGTCTTTGttctgttattcatttataatcAGTCTATATATGgtgtttggtctttttttttttttttatcaggaaCTCTGTGCACAACTTGTGCAGACACCGCTCTCAGGATCTGAGCCGCAGTGTCTTCTGCTCAGAACAGTCTACAGCTCTCTCCAGTTCAGGGTCTCCCGTGCTGATGAGCGAGGATGCAGTTGGTATGTCCAGCTGATGCGTGGTTAGACCCTGGCATCTTATACACACTCATACCAGGGCACAGCTGCCACTGTCACTcaaatgaaaatggcaaaacatGGAGGAGTGAGGTCTGGTTAGAGGACAGAGGAAGTGGAGTAAATGAACTCAGTTGTCTTTTGGCTGTGTAATCCCTTCCAGCACCAACAGCACCTGCCACCACCCCTGGGCCTTTGGCTGATCCAGGCCGGGAGTCACCATGGGAGGAGCCCTCGCTTACTGTGCAGAGGAGCGGTAGTCCTGTCCCCATGACAGCAGAGGTGCAGCAGGTCTCCCTTGACAAAGAGCTCTCACTCCTCCAGCAGAAGGTGCTCAGTCCAGCTGAGGAGGCCAAGGCAGAAAAGGTAGGGTGATAAGAACAGATTCTTAACCTGTCACCAGTCTAGGAAGAGATGATTCACTGTCATTATAAATCTCCATGCCTCTGTTGAGCTCATCACTCCTGACAAGTGGCCCCAATACTCTTTCACCTAGTCGAGAACAGAGGGAATGTCACAGCTGAGCTGCTGGGAGAAACAAAGCAGTTGTGTTGTCTAAACAGTAAACTATACTTGTACCAAACAGGAGAGAACTAAATAGTCCCACTGCATAAAATGACACAgcaactgaaaaatgtatattttgcacatttgaaTCATTGTTTatctttacaatttttttaaagtaggtGATATTCACTGTGATCATATATAACAATTTTACGGAAGACTTCTGAAACTTTGATTTCTTCTATATCAGAACCCATTTATTGTATCCCTTTCATCATGCAGTATTTGGTGTTTTGTGCTGTAAGCAGTGTCTGCCAGCAGCAGAGGAATGGGACAAATCACCTGGGGACCAGTCGGATAGCAGTATGCAAGAGCTGCAGGAACAGCTGGTTTTGCGGGATGCACGCATCGTTCAGCTGGAGGAGCATGTACAGCTGATGATGGAGAAGAACCAAGCCAAGCAGGAAGTGATTCTCAGGCTTTCTGAACAGGTGGCTGAGTGCTTGGCTGACCCCGGGCGCAAACTCACCAGCACTATGGGTGCTCGGACCTTCCGACAGCTCCAGGAAGAAGTGGAGCAACTCAAGGTGAGACGAGAATAGTGTTTGAGATGGTGACTGAGACAATACAGGAGGAGGCAGTGAAGCAGGCCAAAGGGAAGTGAGGAAGACAATGATGAGGATGGTATTGGGGGAACCCTCCAGAAGGAGGTGGTGCAGCACGGTACAAGGAGTGGACTATATGTGAGATGGTCAGTAGAATATCTGGGAACTACTACAGTGTTTACGAATACTAAGTAACACACTGAGTAAGGACATGGACTTACACATCAAAGAGGCCTTGGGCCAGCTAATAGTAGATTTAAGGCTGAATACGTTATTGCCATCTTTCTTGATGGAGAACACGTCCCTAGAAAGAGCAGCAAATCAAGAgacacatttgttttgtgatgTGTCGGGGACATAGTCTGAATGTTTTTCTGGGGAAAATTAACAGTTGGTAAAGAActttagtaccttgctcaagagggtccagaggcagcagcaaaTTGAATGATCTGTATTACAGTAATCTGGATTCAAATCTGTCTGACTGTCAACTGCTAAATAGTTACAGCATACATATAGATGGAAAAAGTTTTGCACCTGAATACCCAAAATATCATTCCTTGCATGATTCTGGAGTAATATGATAtatatgtcattttttaaaacatatatgaTAGGAAAGAAATGACTTGGTATAGAAAACACATACTAGGATTTTTATTGTGATATGCAAAGATCAAAGTTGAAGACCAAAGGaagataaaataaattttacctCAAAGGAAGCTGACTATTCATAAGTCATAATGTACGATTATACATTTTCTTAGTTTAAAAGGGTGATGACAGTATTTTGTGTGTTATATTTGTTAAGGGTAATGAAACTGATAGGCCAGAGACACTGCAATATCCAAATGCCATAGTGAGCATAGATTTTaggtttgtgtgtttgcat
Coding sequences:
- the LOC108925929 gene encoding TBC1 domain family member 2A-like isoform X4, which gives rise to MESHSPRMAEPGACPLQPDPHVLHESVAPVENPGEAGANGLGPSDWVRRGEEPHRAKLCGYLGKLGGPLKSWKCRWFVYEEKQCQLFYYRTAQDVNPLGRIELASATFGFSLQAEEAVFHIQTPERVFVLKAVSRDAMMYWLQQLQLKRWQHRDPAEEPVQACGLTGLGGEHVSSHGHDVFLPIVKTPPGLVGEEAANLPAPKSQSTLSNVSFKHPLTEIQNSVHNLCRHRSQDLSRSVFCSEQSTALSSSGSPVLMSEDAVAPTAPATTPGPLADPGRESPWEEPSLTVQRSGSPVPMTAEVQQVSLDKELSLLQQKVLSPAEEAKAEKQCLPAAEEWDKSPGDQSDSSMQELQEQLVLRDARIVQLEEHVQLMMEKNQAKQEVILRLSEQVAECLADPGRKLTSTMGARTFRQLQEEVEQLKDDIEAYKIQNKFLNSEIYQLTKLWRNSSEQEKSLMKKCALLEAKCCQMEGRYLGVLKQLQENGSLGVQQKDLVNRLIQDELQEDMVDTIKLHPNSEYDEYGFKLIQDYDVEDMKLLAKIHALEIRSHNLLEQEAGDKQRLSRWAQYVGKRPLGELVPSPELKALLRGGVPRQYRASMWRCVVRARTQSLRERHPERYRELCGKGQASQHPAARQILLDLHRTLTSNQHFSSPSSPTLEQLHRILLAFSWQNPSIGYCQGLNRASRRAVPLSRPATSLRSYHGTVKAKTSTTVLAGTQQTGGHCPVGASE
- the LOC108925929 gene encoding TBC1 domain family member 2A-like isoform X3, whose amino-acid sequence is MESHSPRMAEPGACPLQPDPHVLHESVAPVENPGEAGANGLGPSDWVRRGEEPHRAKLCGYLGKLGGPLKSWKCRWFVYEEKQCQLFYYRTAQDVNPLGRIELASATFGFSLQAEEAVFHIQTPERVFVLKAVSRDAMMYWLQQLQLKRWQHRDPAEEPVQACGLTGLGGEHVSSHGHDVFLPIVKTPPGLVGEEAANLPAPKSQSTLSNVSFKHPLTEIQNSVHNLCRHRSQDLSRSVFCSEQSTALSSSGSPVLMSEDAVAPTAPATTPGPLADPGRESPWEEPSLTVQRSGSPVPMTAEVQQVSLDKELSLLQQKVLSPAEEAKAEKQCLPAAEEWDKSPGDQSDSSMQELQEQLVLRDARIVQLEEHVQLMMEKNQAKQEVILRLSEQVAECLADPGRKLTSTMGARTFRQLQEEVEQLKDDIEAYKIQNKFLNSEIYQLTKLWRNSSEQEKSLMKKCALLEAKCCQMEGRYLGVLKQLQENGSLGVQQKDLVNRLIQDELQEDMVDTIKLHPNSEYDEYGFKLIQDYDVEDMKLLAKIHALEIRSHNLLEQEAGDKQRLSRWAQYVGKRPLGELVPSPELKALLRGGVPRQYRASMWRCVVRARTQSLRERHPERYRELCGKGQASQHPAARQILLDLHRTLTSNQHFSSPSSPTLEQLHRILLAFSWQNPSIGYCQGLNRASRRAVPLSRPATSLRSYHGTVKAKTSTTVLAGTQQVQDYFKQEVKRKKVQYYSHGFKRYYCGDCNKYCRHDFSASLRNQEFKLCYE